The Flavobacterium johnsoniae UW101 genomic interval TCCGGTATCTGCGCATAACGGATTTTTACCGATGCCTGTATCTCTGTATCCGGTATCTCAAAATTCGCCCAGAACAAATGGCGTTGCAGCGCGGCATTGGATTCGATAAGTGGTGTATAGTAAGGTTTTACATTTTCTACAGTCCATAAACATTCCGCGTTATGCCTGAGAAACAAAATTTCCTGATACAGTCTCATGTCTGGAAATACTGCAGGAGTGCCGCGGAATCTTACGCATATGTTCTGTCTAAACGAGGAATGCGACTGGCACGGCGGCGAACTCCAGATGAAATCAAATTCATTATGATGATCTATAAGATATTGGTGTGCATCTCCAACTACGACCGTATCTTGAGGGAAATGCTCTGCATAAACGGCAGCCAGCTGGGGATCGAGTTCGACAGCAGTAACCGTAACATCCGTCCAGTTCTTTCTGTTTCCTCCTATTCCCGCATAAAGATTTAGAACTTTCATAATCCAATAAATACGTTAACGTTTTAAGACTATCACTTTAAAAAAACAGACCTGCTTCGAACTTTTACAGATTTTGGGATCTGTCTGGAAGCCAGCGCTTTCATCATTCCATACTCTCCGTAAGTATTACTCATCCGATAGATTTTAACAACCAGAATGACTCCTGATATCCCAATTAGTCCAACACAAATCAGTGACGGAATTCCAATTATATAGAGCACTGCAAAAACTATCATTAAGGACACAGCTCCTCCGCCCAAATACCAGATGTACTGTGCTTTTAGTCCTTTAAATTCAATACTTTTATTGATTGCTTTATTGATTTGGTATACGCTTACTGCCATTATACTCCAAAAAATGATTTAATGACAGTTGCTACCACGACAAGAAAAACACAGCTTCCAAACCACGCTGCAGCTACTTTACCAGTATCAGGATCCCCAGCATTCCATTTCTGATAAACCTTTACAGCACCTATTAGTCCAAGTATCGCCCCGACAGCATACATCAGTTCAGTACCTGCATCAAAGTAGCTTCTTACCTTCTGATTGGCCTCATTGATTCCGGCTACCCCGTCTTGGGCATAAGACGTACCATTGATAATAAATACAAGAATAAAAGTTACCAGTCCTTTAATTTTATACATCAAACTCTTAAATTTCCATTTCCATTTTTTCATCACTTATAATTTAAAGGTTATATTTACTATATAAAAACAGAGGAATACCGCCGTCACATCAGCTATTCTCCTTGTCACATTTTACCATACCGCACTAGAGCGGACGGGGAATATTCCTCTGTAATTTTTAAGAAATGGTCTCATCCCACAACCCATCCATTTCCGGGTAAGTTAAAATCAGCTGCGGGTGCTTTGAGCATTCTGAGACCATAAGGCTGTTGATTTTCTCTCGAAGAGCAGATCTCCTCACATACGGATATTCGTCAAGAATAAATTTCACATAATTTTTGAATTCAATTCCAGAGAGATTATTTAGTACTGCTTCTGAAATTGCCTTTTCCAATTTATAATAGAGTTCCCTTGCATCCTGCAGAGTGTCAAATGGCTCTTTAAATTCACCGAATAAATCCTTTGAATGCTCATCTGCCGGAGCCTTTGGAGTTTTAAAGAATTTTAATTTTGTATTGCCCTTTAGCAGCTCTTTTAGGGGGGCTAAATAAAATTTAAGAATTACAATAATGTACCAAAACAGTAGCAATACTAAAACTGTAACTAAATAGTTACCCCATGAAATATTTGAAAGCATAATCATCTTCATTTATCGTTACACACCAGCTCTTGTTTTAAATCGTCAACGCACTCTGCGATTTATTGACAGGTCAAAGGAACGATAAGAACAAAATTTCTACAAGGACAACTTTTAGCTGCTCCCCAAGTTGCTCCCCAAATTATCTGAAATACGAAAATAAAAAAACCTCCGTAAGGAGGTTTAAAAAGCAGATCAATCCATTAATATTGCTGTATATGTTTAATTATTCGCTCCAGGGTCTTTATAGCAATTTCCTTGTCCCTTTCCTCTGCAGTGTAGGATTTGCTTCTCATGGATTTGTACGAGAGATCCCTTTTCTGAGATGTAGACAGATAGGGAACGATTGATTTGAAAACCTGGTTCATTGATTTTGCCTTTAATATTCTCGATTCATCCCCCGCCCGGAGAATTAATCCGATCTGATCTGTTGACAATATGCATTCCACCTTTTCTTTCAGCAGATCGTGCTGCAGTTCCTCTTTCGATACTGTCATCTCTTTTTGGCCAATATTCAGCTCTATACTTTTTTCAATATATTGAGTTTCGTATTTTATCCAGTTGGTTACTGAAACTTTTATATTACTCTGACCTGGATCGAAACAAATCTTTTCGCTGGATTCGATCTGATTTAATTCTTTGAAAACAATCAGTAAAAAAGCTAATTTTCCAGATTTTTGATTTTTAGCCGTCAAATGGGCTGCAATTCTTGTGATGATATAACTGTAATAATCAGCTGAATTGAAATTAAGATTGATCAGCTTTTCATCTAACAGCGAAAAAAAATTCCCATCCTTTCGCTCAAAATTGAATTTCTCTATGAGGTGCAGCAGGTTCTTTTGGTATCTTAACAGCCTATATGTGCTTTTAGGAGCATTACGAGATTGAAAGTGCTGATTAAAACTATCTATTATAAGGTCCAGCGTCTTACAATCCTCAGTGATATCGCATTCTATTTTTTTTATGTTTCGAAGCCTGAGCATTAGCTCGCGTCTGGAAACCTGCAGATATGTCAATGGTACCCTTTGATCGAGACTAAGGTATTCATCAAATCGGGTTTCAATGAAAGAAAGTAAATTCGATAAGGTATCTACTATCGTTTGTGAAATCTGCAGAATGCTTTTTGTTTTATACCGATCATTTTTTCTGTTTTCTGCAATCTTGTCAATCAGGAATATAAAATAGGAATGGTATTTCCGGATCAAAAGCCTGACCTCGCTTTTCTTTGTCGTTGCAAATACCTCGTCTTTTATCTGAATTTCAATATTGAGAGCTTCCTTCTGTATGGCATCACATATCATTGCTAACTCTTGCTCCGTAATATTAATAATGTTACGATTTTGGACAAGGTTACGCAATATCAAAGCATCTAGCCATTCCAACGGATATTTTCTAATCATCATACTTCTGTTTTGATTGACAGTTATGCAGCAGAAACTAGCGTGTCTTATTTTTTTCCATTGCACTTAAACGATATTGAGATGGGGATAAATTGGTATGCCTTTTAAAAAAGACCGTAAAACTATTGGCACTGGTGAATTCCAAATCTTCAGCGATTTGAGACACAGTATTATGCGGATCTTCGAGCAGTTTTTCTGCTTCCGAAATGATAGTCTCAACAATTAGTTTCTTAACGGTTTTACCTGTTATTTCTTTTACCATTTGATTTAAATAGCCGGCTGTAACAAAAAGGGAGCCGGCATAAAACTGGGCGTTGTGCTGTTTTCTGTAATGAATAGACAAAATAGTGAGAAATCGAATTATTAAACTTTCTTT includes:
- a CDS encoding DUF4134 domain-containing protein, which gives rise to MYKIKGLVTFILVFIINGTSYAQDGVAGINEANQKVRSYFDAGTELMYAVGAILGLIGAVKVYQKWNAGDPDTGKVAAAWFGSCVFLVVVATVIKSFFGV
- a CDS encoding DNA cytosine methyltransferase; this translates as MKVLNLYAGIGGNRKNWTDVTVTAVELDPQLAAVYAEHFPQDTVVVGDAHQYLIDHHNEFDFIWSSPPCQSHSSFRQNICVRFRGTPAVFPDMRLYQEILFLRHNAECLWTVENVKPYYTPLIESNAALQRHLFWANFEIPDTEIQASVKIRYAQIPDLEEALGFSIRASSIPNKRQVLRNCVDPQLGLHILNSARSVWRKKVKMSKTRKNGKRIG
- a CDS encoding DUF4133 domain-containing protein → MAVSVYQINKAINKSIEFKGLKAQYIWYLGGGAVSLMIVFAVLYIIGIPSLICVGLIGISGVILVVKIYRMSNTYGEYGMMKALASRQIPKSVKVRSRSVFLK